In one Mesorhizobium australicum genomic region, the following are encoded:
- the gyrA gene encoding DNA gyrase subunit A, protein MSDLTKPPQGDQPDGIEPVSIIEEMQRSYLDYAMSVIVSRALPDVRDGMKPVHRRIIYASHESGYHWNRKHVKSARPVSDVMGKYHPHGDSSIYDALVRMAQDWSLRVPLIDGQGNFGSIDGDPPAAMRYTEARLTKVAHELIEDIDKDTVDFQDNYDGSDSEPKVLPARFPHLLVNGAGGIAVGMATNIPPHNLAEICNGAIALIDNPAMELPDLMEIIPGPDFPTGGIILGRSGIYNAYSTGRGSVQMRGRVQIEQRANDREAIIIDQVPYQVNKASMIEKMAELVREKRIEGISDIRDESDRQGYRVVIELKRDANADVILNQLYRYTPLQTSFGVNAVALNGGKPEVMTLIDMLKAFNQFREEVISRRTKFLLRKARDRAHVLVGLAIAVANIDEVIKLIRTAPDPQTAREQLMTRRWPARDVESLILLIDDPRHRINEDGTYNLSEEQARAILELRLARLTALGRDEIADELNGIGLEITDLLDILSSRARIQTIVKDELAAVRDEFGTPRRTEIVDGGADMEDEDLIQREDMVVTVTHEGYIKRVPLSIYRAQARGGKGRSGMTTKDEDFVTRLFVANTHTPILFFSSRGIVYKEKVWRLPIGTPQSKGKFLRNMLPLEEGDRITAILPLPDESEWDKLDVMFATTRGTVRRNKLSDFADVKRNGKIAMKFDEEGDAILAVETCTENDDVLLTADSGQCIRFPVTDVRVFKGRDSTGVRGIAMNEGDRAISMTILEHVEAQPWERAAYLKRSVAERRLASAEGEGEEEVALTNEEVGEGGELSDDRYEELRLHEQFVLTMTEYGYGKRSSSYDFRVIGRGGKGIRATDVSKVDEIGRLVAAFPVASSDQIMLVSDGGQVIRVPVEGIRFASRATKGVTVFKTAEGEKVVSVERISDASDDEGEGEAEAPALPETPPE, encoded by the coding sequence TTGAGTGACCTGACCAAGCCGCCGCAGGGCGACCAGCCTGACGGCATCGAGCCCGTCTCCATCATCGAGGAGATGCAGCGCAGCTATCTCGACTACGCGATGAGCGTCATCGTCTCCAGAGCGCTGCCGGACGTACGCGACGGCATGAAGCCGGTGCATCGCCGTATCATCTACGCCTCGCACGAGAGCGGCTACCACTGGAACCGCAAGCACGTGAAGTCTGCCCGTCCCGTTTCGGACGTGATGGGTAAGTATCACCCGCATGGCGACTCCTCGATCTACGACGCGCTGGTGCGCATGGCGCAGGACTGGTCGCTGCGCGTGCCGCTGATCGACGGGCAGGGCAATTTCGGCTCGATCGACGGCGATCCGCCGGCGGCGATGCGCTACACAGAGGCGCGCCTGACCAAGGTCGCTCACGAGCTGATCGAGGACATCGACAAGGACACGGTCGATTTCCAGGACAACTATGACGGTTCCGATTCCGAGCCGAAGGTGTTGCCGGCGCGGTTTCCCCACCTTCTGGTCAACGGCGCGGGTGGCATCGCGGTCGGCATGGCGACCAACATCCCGCCGCACAACCTCGCCGAGATCTGCAACGGCGCCATTGCGCTGATCGACAATCCGGCGATGGAACTGCCGGATCTGATGGAGATCATCCCGGGCCCGGACTTTCCGACCGGAGGCATCATTCTTGGGCGCTCCGGCATCTATAACGCCTATTCGACCGGCCGCGGCTCGGTGCAGATGCGCGGCAGAGTGCAGATCGAGCAGCGCGCCAACGACCGCGAGGCGATCATCATTGACCAGGTTCCCTACCAGGTGAACAAGGCCTCGATGATCGAGAAGATGGCCGAACTGGTGCGCGAGAAGCGCATCGAGGGCATTTCCGACATCCGCGACGAGAGCGACCGGCAGGGCTACCGCGTGGTGATCGAGCTCAAGCGCGACGCCAACGCTGATGTCATCCTCAACCAGCTCTACCGCTACACGCCCTTGCAGACCTCGTTCGGCGTCAATGCGGTCGCACTGAACGGCGGCAAACCGGAGGTGATGACGCTCATCGACATGCTGAAGGCGTTCAATCAGTTCCGCGAGGAAGTGATCAGCCGCCGAACAAAGTTTCTGCTGCGCAAGGCGCGCGACAGGGCGCATGTCCTCGTCGGTCTCGCCATCGCGGTTGCAAACATCGACGAGGTTATCAAGCTTATCCGCACCGCGCCCGATCCGCAGACTGCGCGCGAACAGTTGATGACCCGCCGCTGGCCGGCGCGGGACGTTGAGTCGCTGATCCTCTTGATCGATGACCCGCGCCACCGCATCAACGAAGACGGCACCTATAACCTTTCCGAGGAGCAGGCACGCGCTATCCTCGAACTGAGGCTCGCGCGCCTGACCGCACTTGGCCGCGACGAGATTGCCGACGAATTGAACGGCATCGGCCTGGAGATCACTGACCTCCTCGACATCCTCTCATCCCGCGCGCGCATCCAGACCATCGTCAAGGACGAGCTGGCCGCCGTGCGCGACGAGTTCGGCACGCCGCGGCGCACCGAGATCGTCGACGGCGGCGCGGACATGGAGGACGAGGACCTCATCCAGCGCGAGGACATGGTGGTCACGGTCACGCATGAGGGCTACATCAAGCGCGTGCCGCTCTCGATCTACCGGGCGCAGGCGCGCGGCGGCAAGGGCCGCTCCGGCATGACGACCAAGGACGAGGATTTCGTCACCCGCCTGTTCGTCGCCAACACGCATACGCCGATCCTGTTCTTCTCCTCGCGCGGCATCGTCTACAAGGAGAAGGTGTGGCGCCTGCCGATCGGTACGCCGCAGTCCAAGGGCAAGTTCCTGCGCAACATGCTGCCGCTGGAAGAGGGCGACCGCATCACCGCGATCCTGCCGCTGCCGGACGAGAGCGAGTGGGACAAGCTCGACGTGATGTTCGCCACCACGCGCGGCACCGTGCGGCGCAACAAGCTCAGCGACTTCGCCGACGTGAAGCGCAACGGCAAGATCGCGATGAAGTTCGACGAAGAAGGCGACGCGATACTTGCGGTCGAAACCTGCACCGAAAACGACGACGTGCTGCTGACCGCCGATTCCGGCCAGTGCATCCGCTTCCCGGTGACTGACGTGCGCGTGTTCAAGGGACGCGATTCGACCGGTGTTCGCGGCATCGCCATGAACGAAGGCGACCGGGCGATCTCGATGACGATCCTGGAACATGTCGAGGCGCAGCCTTGGGAGCGCGCGGCCTATCTCAAGCGCTCCGTCGCCGAGCGCCGGCTTGCCTCCGCCGAGGGCGAAGGCGAGGAGGAGGTGGCGCTGACCAATGAGGAGGTCGGTGAAGGTGGTGAACTGTCCGACGACCGCTACGAGGAACTGAGGCTGCACGAACAGTTCGTGCTGACCATGACCGAATACGGTTACGGCAAGCGCTCGTCGTCCTACGACTTCCGCGTTATCGGCCGCGGCGGCAAGGGCATCCGCGCCACCGACGTGTCGAAGGTGGACGAGATCGGACGTCTTGTAGCCGCCTTCCCGGTCGCGTCATCCGACCAGATCATGCTGGTGTCGGATGGCGGCCAGGTGATCCGGGTGCCGGTCGAAGGCATCCGCTTCGCCAGCCGCGCCACCAAGGGCGTGACGGTGTTCAAGACGGCGGAAGGCGAAAAGGTCGTCTCGGTCGAGCGGATCTCGGATGCCTCGGACGACGAAGGCGAAGGCGAGGCGGAGGCACCCGCGCTGCCTGAAACACCGCCGGAGTGA
- the coaD gene encoding pantetheine-phosphate adenylyltransferase, whose product MTERIAIYAGSFDPLTNGHLDVLKGALTISDKIFVAIGIQASKTPVFSLEQRVALIEQAARDELGEDAAKLEVISFQGLLIDAARKNGAKIMIRGLRDGTDLDYEMQMAGMNETMAPELQTVFLPASPSVRTITATLVRQIASMGGDIRPFVPAVVAKALAAKFGS is encoded by the coding sequence ATGACCGAACGCATCGCCATCTATGCCGGCTCCTTCGACCCGCTCACCAACGGGCACCTCGACGTGCTGAAGGGCGCGCTCACGATTTCGGACAAGATCTTCGTGGCGATCGGCATCCAGGCCTCGAAGACGCCGGTGTTCAGCCTCGAGCAGCGTGTGGCGCTGATCGAGCAGGCCGCGCGCGACGAACTGGGCGAAGACGCCGCCAAGCTGGAGGTGATCTCCTTCCAGGGCCTGCTGATCGACGCTGCGCGCAAGAACGGCGCCAAGATCATGATCCGCGGCCTGCGCGACGGCACCGACCTCGACTACGAGATGCAGATGGCCGGCATGAACGAGACCATGGCGCCGGAGCTGCAGACCGTCTTCCTGCCGGCCAGCCCCTCGGTGCGTACGATTACCGCCACATTGGTCCGCCAGATCGCCTCGATGGGCGGTGACATCCGCCCCTTCGTCCCCGCGGTCGTCGCGAAAGCGCTGGCGGCCAAGTTCGGGTCCTGA
- a CDS encoding peptidylprolyl isomerase — MNRRSFMSAVALGAILLGQPALAAEPENTMIITLKDGDVTVALRPDLAPKHVERIKELVREGAYDNVAFHRVIEGFMAQTGDVQFGDMNDGFNPSRAGTGGSDKPDLPAEFSSTPFVRGVLGMARAQDPNSANSQFFIMFTEYPSLNGQYTVVGEVEKGMELVDKIKRGAGGNGEVSDPDRMIKVRIAADKN, encoded by the coding sequence ATGAACAGACGCAGCTTCATGTCGGCCGTCGCCCTCGGCGCCATCCTGCTCGGACAACCGGCGCTCGCGGCCGAGCCCGAGAACACGATGATCATTACGCTGAAGGATGGCGACGTCACGGTCGCACTTCGGCCCGATCTCGCGCCCAAGCACGTCGAGCGGATCAAGGAACTGGTGCGAGAGGGCGCCTACGACAACGTGGCGTTCCACCGTGTCATCGAAGGCTTCATGGCGCAGACCGGCGATGTTCAGTTCGGCGACATGAATGACGGCTTCAACCCCAGCCGCGCCGGCACCGGCGGATCGGACAAGCCGGACCTGCCGGCCGAATTCTCCTCGACGCCCTTCGTGCGCGGCGTGCTCGGCATGGCCCGCGCGCAGGATCCGAACTCGGCTAATTCGCAGTTCTTCATCATGTTCACCGAATACCCGTCGCTGAACGGCCAGTACACGGTGGTCGGCGAGGTGGAGAAGGGCATGGAGCTGGTCGACAAGATCAAGCGCGGCGCGGGCGGCAATGGCGAGGTCTCCGACCCCGACCGCATGATCAAGGTCCGCATCGCGGCCGACAAGAACTGA
- a CDS encoding peptidylprolyl isomerase — MAEIKDPENTIIMDTTKGPVVIELFPDVAPKHVARIKELAREKFYDGVVFHRVIEGFMAQGGDPTGTGMGGSDKPNLPAEFSNVPHVRGTCSMARSQNPNSANSQFFICFDDASFLNRQYTVWGQVIEGMDNVDKIKRGEPVRDPDSIKTMRVAADIA, encoded by the coding sequence ATGGCTGAGATCAAGGATCCGGAAAACACGATCATCATGGACACGACCAAAGGACCGGTCGTGATCGAACTCTTCCCGGACGTTGCGCCGAAGCACGTCGCCCGGATCAAGGAACTCGCCCGCGAGAAGTTCTATGATGGCGTGGTGTTCCATCGCGTCATCGAGGGCTTCATGGCGCAGGGCGGCGACCCGACCGGCACCGGCATGGGCGGCTCGGACAAGCCCAACCTGCCGGCCGAATTCAGCAACGTGCCGCATGTGCGCGGCACCTGCTCGATGGCGCGCTCGCAGAACCCGAATTCGGCCAACTCGCAGTTCTTCATCTGCTTCGACGACGCCTCCTTCCTCAACCGGCAGTACACGGTGTGGGGACAGGTGATCGAGGGCATGGACAACGTCGACAAGATCAAGCGCGGCGAGCCCGTGCGCGATCCCGACTCGATCAAGACGATGCGCGTCGCCGCGGACATCGCCTGA
- the queA gene encoding tRNA preQ1(34) S-adenosylmethionine ribosyltransferase-isomerase QueA: MKVDLFDFDLPEDRIALRPAVPRDSAKLLVVRPGEALADRVVRDLPGLLRPGDALVFNDTKVIPAQLSGLRRRGEASARVDATLHMRVGPDAWRAFLRPAKRVTVGDRIAFGHTENICLMGALDATVEEKGEGGEVLLRFDFSGAALDEALHTVGHIPLPPYIASKRPEDERDRADYQTIYADEEGAVAAPTAGLHFTPDLFAALDAAGIERHFVTLHVGAGTFLPVKADDTADHKMHAEVGRVSTATASALNAVKARGGRIVCVGTTSLRLLESAAGEDGRLSAWTGPTDIFITPGYHFRFVDVLMTNFHLPRSTLFMLVSAFSGLETMRAAYAHAIAGGYRFYSYGDAGLLFRAGLR, encoded by the coding sequence ATGAAGGTCGACCTGTTCGATTTCGACCTGCCGGAGGACCGAATCGCGCTCCGCCCGGCGGTGCCGCGCGATTCCGCAAAACTGCTGGTCGTCAGGCCGGGCGAGGCGCTCGCGGACAGGGTCGTGCGCGACCTTCCGGGCCTGCTGCGTCCGGGCGACGCGCTGGTGTTCAACGACACGAAGGTCATTCCGGCCCAGCTGTCCGGCCTGAGGCGGCGCGGGGAGGCGAGCGCGCGCGTCGACGCCACTTTGCATATGCGCGTCGGCCCGGACGCCTGGCGCGCATTTCTCAGGCCTGCCAAGCGGGTCACGGTCGGCGACCGCATCGCCTTCGGCCATACCGAGAACATCTGCCTGATGGGCGCGCTGGACGCGACGGTGGAGGAGAAAGGCGAGGGCGGCGAGGTGCTGCTGCGCTTCGACTTCTCGGGTGCTGCGCTGGACGAGGCCCTGCACACGGTCGGACACATTCCGCTGCCGCCCTATATCGCCTCGAAGCGGCCGGAGGACGAGCGCGATCGGGCCGACTACCAGACCATCTATGCAGATGAGGAAGGGGCCGTCGCGGCGCCCACCGCAGGTCTGCACTTTACGCCGGACCTGTTCGCAGCACTCGACGCGGCGGGCATCGAGCGGCATTTCGTGACCCTGCATGTGGGGGCCGGCACCTTCCTCCCGGTGAAGGCGGACGACACGGCGGATCACAAGATGCATGCCGAGGTTGGGCGCGTCTCGACCGCGACTGCGTCGGCGCTGAACGCGGTGAAGGCGCGGGGAGGGCGTATCGTCTGCGTCGGCACGACCTCGCTGCGGCTGCTGGAGAGTGCGGCCGGCGAGGACGGAAGGCTGTCGGCCTGGACCGGCCCGACCGACATCTTCATCACCCCAGGCTACCACTTCCGCTTCGTCGACGTGCTGATGACGAACTTTCATCTGCCCCGCTCGACCCTGTTCATGCTGGTGTCGGCGTTTTCAGGGCTGGAGACGATGCGGGCGGCGTATGCGCATGCGATCGCGGGCGGGTACCGATTTTACTCATATGGGGATGCGGGGCTGCTGTTTCGAGCGGGGCTTCGCTGA
- a CDS encoding histidine phosphatase family protein: MLLRYLTHPQVRIDPDVPVPHWGLNEVGAARVAALAARGVLGGTTTIVSSAERKAVETAEPIAASLGIGMAVREAMHENDRSATGFLPPPEFETVADAFFANPDVSIRGWERAADAQARIIRETEAVLAAHKDGDVLLVGHGGVGTLLFCHLAVMPIARIRDQPAGGGNVFSYDLKARAMVHGWVAMEAVR; encoded by the coding sequence ATGCTCCTGCGCTATCTTACGCATCCGCAGGTGCGGATCGATCCGGACGTTCCGGTTCCGCACTGGGGCCTGAACGAGGTGGGTGCTGCCCGCGTCGCGGCGCTTGCTGCGCGCGGCGTGCTTGGCGGCACAACGACGATCGTCTCCAGCGCCGAGCGTAAGGCGGTCGAGACGGCCGAACCGATCGCGGCATCGCTCGGGATCGGCATGGCGGTGCGCGAGGCGATGCACGAGAATGATCGTTCGGCGACCGGCTTCCTGCCGCCGCCAGAATTCGAAACGGTCGCCGACGCCTTTTTCGCCAATCCTGACGTCAGCATCAGGGGGTGGGAGCGGGCGGCGGACGCGCAGGCGCGGATCATACGCGAGACCGAGGCAGTGCTTGCGGCGCATAAGGACGGCGACGTTCTCCTCGTAGGTCACGGCGGCGTCGGCACGCTGCTGTTCTGCCATCTTGCGGTAATGCCGATCGCCCGCATACGCGACCAGCCGGCGGGCGGCGGTAACGTCTTCTCCTACGATCTCAAGGCGAGGGCGATGGTGCACGGCTGGGTCGCCATGGAGGCGGTTCGATGA
- the tgt gene encoding tRNA guanosine(34) transglycosylase Tgt → MSSTSFQFTLHATDGAARTGEISMPRGTIATPAFMPVGTGGTVKAVYMDQVRGAGADIILGNTYHLMLRPGAERVARLGGLHEFARWPWPILTDSGGFQVMSLAQLRKLTEDGVTFRSHIDGSSWHMSPERSIEIQGLLDSDIQMQLDECVALPAKRQEIERAMELSLRWADRCKTAFGDQPGKAMFGIVQGGDDAELRIRSAQALKALELKGYAVGGLAVGEPQEVMLTMLEATCPELPHEKPRYLMGVGTPDDIVKSVARGIDMFDCVMPTRAGRHGLAYTRRGKINLRNARHADDPRPLDEESSCPAARDYSRAYLHHLIKSGEALGGMLLTWNNISYYQDLMRGLRGAIRESRFVDHAAAVTEGWARGDIAPVTC, encoded by the coding sequence ATGAGCAGCACGAGCTTCCAATTCACCCTCCACGCCACCGACGGTGCGGCGCGCACCGGCGAGATTTCGATGCCGCGCGGCACGATCGCGACGCCGGCGTTCATGCCGGTCGGCACCGGCGGAACGGTGAAAGCCGTGTACATGGACCAGGTGCGCGGGGCGGGCGCCGACATCATCCTGGGCAACACCTATCACCTCATGCTGCGGCCGGGTGCGGAGCGCGTCGCGCGGCTGGGGGGCTTGCACGAGTTCGCGCGCTGGCCGTGGCCGATCCTCACCGACAGCGGCGGCTTTCAGGTCATGTCGCTGGCGCAGCTCAGGAAGCTGACCGAGGACGGCGTGACCTTCCGCTCGCATATCGACGGCTCGTCCTGGCACATGAGCCCGGAACGGTCGATCGAGATCCAGGGGCTGCTCGATTCCGACATCCAGATGCAGCTCGACGAGTGCGTGGCGCTGCCGGCCAAGAGACAAGAGATCGAGCGGGCGATGGAATTGTCGCTGCGCTGGGCTGACCGCTGCAAGACGGCCTTCGGCGACCAGCCGGGCAAGGCGATGTTCGGCATCGTGCAGGGCGGCGACGACGCGGAACTGCGCATCCGCTCCGCGCAGGCGTTGAAGGCGCTGGAGCTGAAGGGCTATGCGGTCGGCGGGCTGGCGGTCGGCGAACCGCAGGAAGTGATGCTCACCATGCTGGAGGCGACGTGCCCGGAACTGCCGCACGAGAAGCCGCGCTATCTGATGGGCGTCGGCACGCCGGACGACATCGTCAAGTCGGTGGCGCGCGGCATCGACATGTTCGACTGTGTGATGCCGACGCGGGCAGGGCGACACGGGTTAGCCTACACGCGTCGCGGCAAGATCAACCTGCGCAATGCGCGCCATGCCGACGACCCGCGGCCACTGGATGAGGAGAGCAGCTGCCCTGCCGCGCGCGACTACAGCCGCGCCTACCTGCACCACCTGATCAAGTCGGGCGAGGCGCTGGGCGGGATGCTGCTCACCTGGAACAACATCTCCTATTATCAGGACCTGATGCGCGGCCTGCGCGGCGCGATCCGCGAAAGCCGCTTTGTCGACCATGCGGCGGCCGTGACCGAGGGGTGGGCGCGGGGGGACATCGCACCGGTCACGTGCTGA
- a CDS encoding DUF4864 domain-containing protein: protein MRIVLAAVLCLLSALPAAAGEAEVRSAQSAIDGQLKAFLANDGPAAYGYAAPNIKRIFPTVEAFMGMVTNGYPPVRRPKTYSFGKVEEMSPTSIIQQVLILGPDGKEYEAVYTLELQADGTHKITGCSLRASNALST from the coding sequence ATGCGCATCGTCCTTGCCGCTGTTCTTTGCCTCCTGTCCGCCCTGCCTGCCGCCGCGGGCGAAGCCGAAGTGCGCTCGGCGCAGTCGGCCATCGACGGCCAGCTGAAAGCCTTCCTCGCCAACGACGGGCCTGCCGCCTACGGCTATGCTGCGCCGAACATCAAGCGTATCTTCCCGACGGTCGAGGCCTTCATGGGCATGGTGACCAACGGCTACCCGCCGGTGCGGCGGCCGAAGACCTATTCCTTTGGCAAGGTCGAGGAAATGAGCCCGACCTCTATCATCCAGCAAGTGCTGATCCTCGGCCCTGACGGCAAGGAATATGAAGCCGTCTACACACTCGAACTGCAGGCCGATGGAACCCACAAGATCACCGGATGCAGCCTGCGCGCGTCCAACGCGCTCAGCACGTGA
- a CDS encoding Lrp/AsnC ligand binding domain-containing protein translates to MQALFVQIKCDLGKSYEVAAAIADKEISSEIYSTAGQWDLLVKFYIEDGIDIGHFVNEQVHSVAGIRDTLTIMTFRAF, encoded by the coding sequence ATGCAGGCGTTGTTCGTGCAGATCAAATGCGATCTCGGCAAGTCCTATGAGGTCGCGGCCGCCATCGCCGACAAGGAGATCTCCTCCGAGATCTACTCCACGGCGGGCCAGTGGGACCTGCTGGTCAAGTTCTATATCGAAGACGGCATCGACATTGGCCACTTCGTCAACGAGCAGGTCCATTCCGTCGCCGGAATCAGGGACACGCTGACGATCATGACCTTTCGCGCCTTCTGA
- a CDS encoding circularly permuted type 2 ATP-grasp protein, which produces MVAFDEMRPDGSGVRKPYAGYEQWLLKQDPARLTEKMGDAERVFRKTGITFAVYGHEDASEKLIPFDIVPRILSGQEWRRLTQGIEQRVVALNAFLDDIYHRQEILKAGRIPKHLIAGNEAFLPEMIGVRPPAGVYTHIIGVDIVRTGENEFYVLEDNARTPSGVSYMLENRETMMQLFPELFQHVKVRPVENYPQLLRQSLANVKPDGCKGTPTIAVLTPGIFNSAYFEHAFLADQMGVELVEGSDLRVVDGHIAMRTTQGYKPIDVLYRRVDDAFLDPMTFRPDSALGVPGIMDVYRAGKITIANAPGTGIADDKAIYSYMPEIIEFYTGRKAILGNIPTWRCSEPDSLKYVQEHIAELVIKEVHGSGGYGMLVGPTASKKEREAFAAKLAAKPGNYIAQPTLALSTCPILVEGGLAPRHVDLRPYVLVSDKIQIVPGGLTRVALKEGSLVVNSSQGGGTKDTWVLDD; this is translated from the coding sequence TTGGTTGCGTTCGATGAAATGCGTCCCGACGGTTCGGGAGTCAGGAAACCCTATGCGGGATACGAGCAGTGGCTCCTTAAACAGGATCCGGCGCGCCTGACGGAAAAGATGGGCGACGCCGAGCGCGTCTTCCGCAAGACCGGCATCACCTTCGCCGTCTACGGACACGAGGATGCCTCCGAAAAGCTGATCCCGTTCGACATCGTCCCGCGCATCCTGTCCGGCCAGGAGTGGCGCAGACTCACGCAGGGCATCGAGCAGCGGGTCGTGGCGCTGAACGCCTTCCTCGATGACATCTACCACCGGCAGGAAATCCTGAAGGCCGGGCGCATCCCGAAGCACCTGATCGCCGGCAACGAGGCCTTCCTGCCGGAGATGATCGGCGTGCGCCCGCCGGCTGGCGTCTACACCCACATCATCGGCGTCGACATTGTGCGCACCGGCGAGAACGAGTTCTACGTGCTGGAGGACAATGCCCGCACGCCCTCGGGTGTCTCCTACATGCTGGAGAACCGCGAGACGATGATGCAGCTCTTCCCGGAGCTGTTCCAGCACGTCAAGGTGCGCCCGGTCGAGAACTACCCGCAACTCTTGCGCCAGTCGCTCGCCAACGTGAAGCCCGACGGCTGCAAGGGCACGCCGACGATTGCGGTGCTGACGCCCGGCATCTTCAACTCTGCCTATTTCGAGCACGCTTTCCTCGCCGACCAGATGGGCGTGGAGCTGGTTGAAGGTTCGGACCTGCGCGTGGTCGACGGCCATATCGCGATGCGCACGACGCAGGGCTATAAGCCGATCGACGTGCTCTACCGCCGCGTCGACGACGCCTTTCTCGACCCGATGACCTTCCGGCCGGACTCCGCTCTCGGCGTGCCGGGAATCATGGATGTCTACCGCGCCGGCAAGATCACCATCGCCAACGCGCCCGGCACCGGCATCGCCGACGACAAGGCGATCTACTCCTATATGCCGGAGATCATCGAGTTCTACACCGGCCGCAAGGCGATCCTCGGCAACATCCCGACCTGGCGCTGCTCGGAGCCGGACAGTTTGAAATATGTCCAGGAACACATCGCCGAACTGGTGATCAAGGAAGTGCACGGCTCTGGTGGCTACGGCATGCTGGTCGGCCCGACGGCCTCGAAGAAGGAGCGTGAAGCGTTCGCGGCCAAGCTGGCGGCGAAGCCGGGAAACTACATCGCGCAGCCGACTCTCGCGCTGTCGACGTGTCCGATCCTGGTCGAAGGCGGACTTGCGCCGCGGCATGTCGACCTAAGACCCTATGTACTAGTCTCCGACAAGATACAGATCGTGCCCGGAGGACTGACGCGCGTCGCTCTCAAGGAAGGCTCGCTGGTCGTCAACTCGTCACAGGGTGGGGGAACCAAAGACACTTGGGTCCTGGATGACTAG
- a CDS encoding alpha-E domain-containing protein, translating into MMLGRNANGLYWMNRYIERAENMARLVDAGLRLALTSTASSTDEWTSVVVSAGVEFSFLQKHTEFTADTVADFLLRDTSNPSSVMSAIETARNNGRMVRTALTRETWEAINEAWMSMKRLLKAPIDERDLPRILDQIKRETAFIRGSFYGTMLRNEIFDFSQIGTFIERADNTARILDVKYYVLLPSVSWVGSSLDNYQWESILRSVAAHRSYRWVYEAEYKPTNIADFLILNGRMPRSLAFCYRNIAESLSFLATEYGNRFGCHDTVETTLAKLRVGSIKDIFDRGLHEFLVEFIGDNNRLGNQIAEEYRFN; encoded by the coding sequence TTGATGCTCGGACGCAACGCCAACGGCCTCTACTGGATGAACCGCTACATCGAGCGGGCGGAGAACATGGCACGGCTGGTCGATGCCGGGCTTCGGCTTGCGCTGACGAGCACGGCGAGTTCGACCGACGAGTGGACCTCGGTGGTCGTCTCGGCCGGCGTCGAGTTTTCCTTTCTGCAGAAGCACACCGAGTTCACGGCGGACACCGTCGCGGACTTCCTGCTGCGCGATACGTCCAATCCGTCGAGTGTCATGTCGGCGATCGAAACGGCGCGCAACAATGGCCGCATGGTGCGTACGGCGCTGACGCGCGAAACCTGGGAAGCGATCAACGAGGCGTGGATGTCGATGAAGCGGCTGCTCAAGGCGCCGATCGACGAACGCGACCTGCCGCGCATCCTCGACCAGATCAAGCGCGAGACCGCCTTCATCCGCGGTTCGTTCTACGGCACGATGCTGCGCAACGAGATCTTCGACTTCAGCCAGATAGGTACCTTTATCGAGCGCGCCGACAACACGGCGCGCATCCTCGATGTGAAATACTATGTCCTGTTGCCGTCGGTGTCCTGGGTTGGATCTTCGCTTGACAACTACCAGTGGGAGTCGATCCTGCGCTCGGTTGCGGCGCACCGTTCCTATCGCTGGGTCTACGAGGCGGAATACAAGCCGACCAACATCGCCGACTTCCTGATCCTCAACGGGCGCATGCCGCGCTCGCTCGCCTTCTGTTACCGCAACATCGCGGAAAGCCTGAGCTTTCTGGCGACGGAATACGGCAATCGTTTCGGTTGCCACGACACCGTCGAAACCACGCTCGCCAAGTTGAGAGTCGGCTCGATCAAGGACATCTTCGACCGGGGCCTGCACGAGTTCCTGGTCGAGTTCATCGGCGACAACAACCGGCTGGGCAACCAGATCGCCGAGGAATACCGGTTCAACTGA